One window of Triplophysa rosa linkage group LG10, Trosa_1v2, whole genome shotgun sequence genomic DNA carries:
- the olfm4.1 gene encoding olfactomedin-4, whose protein sequence is MIFTLLSCLLLSSAVHAALDTWTNGTSDPNEECVCEAFLPNTTFPMGELVSLENTVVEINHKLEIEINKVERYEVQLQVYVEKIVNLTAFIVLMETDPDSYSELQIEEVKIKIKQVEALIVELQASIQITSSVLISIQQQITIMISVLTRLEITYDKNLVLVTRREYIKLQQKLVECERRHNEIFNPNIGACSHGGIKRISKPIISQLNANLNAGFKYGGWGKDSIPLPGSEEMYWYAGSSDLLLSRISLYADYYKLIMRQALGTHELYVANRYDYRGSGNNYIVRSNALYYQYNNPFRMAKYNLTSSTVQTKVVPEATNRFSYHYSSNQNLDFAADESGLWVTYATEASNGKLVLGKIDEDSFELQRVWHTSVFKPSVGNAFMICGVLYATRSVDSKTEEIFYTFDTRTGQEKHVSIQFEKFQDFYVYLDYNPTDQKLYMYNNGYYVNYHLWFN, encoded by the exons ATGATCTTCACACTGTTGTCCTGTCTTCTTCTGAGCTCTGCCGTCCACGCG GCACTGGACACCTGGACCAATGGAACCAGCGACCCAAATGAAGAATGTGTTTGTGAGGCGTTCCTGCCCAACACCACGTTCCCAATGGGAGAACTCGTCTCACTGGAGAACACGGTGGTGGAGATCAACCACAAACTGGAGATAGAGATTAACAAG GTGGAAAGGTATGAAGTTCAGCTACAGGTCTATGTAGAGAAGATAGTAAATCTGACGGCGTTCATCGTGTTGATGGAGACCGATCCAGACTCCTACAGTGAGCTCCAGATAGAGGAGGTGAAGATCAAGATCAAACAGGTGGAGGCTCTCATTGTGGAGCTGCAGGCGTCTATACAAATAACATCTTCTGTGCTTATAAGCATACAACAACAG ATCACCATTATGATCTCGGTGTTGACTCGTCTGGAGATCACATATGACAAAAACCTCGTGTTGGTCACGCGTCGAGAATACATCAAACTTCAGCAGAAACTGGTGGAGTGCGAGAGACGGCACAACGAAATCTTCAATCCAAACATCG GAGCCTGCAGTCACGGCGGAATTAAACGAATCAGTAAACCCATCATCAGTCAGCTGAACGCCAATCTGAACGCAGGGTTCAAGTACGGAGGCTGGGGCAAAGACTCCATCCCTCTGCCCGGATCGGAGGAGATGTACTGGTACGCCGGTTCTTCAGATCTTCTGCTCAGCAGAATCTCACTTTACGCCGACTATTATAAACTCATCATGAGACAAGCCCTCGGCACGCACGAGCTTTACGTCGCTAACAGATACGACTATAGAGGCAGCGGAAATAATTACATCGTGCGATCAAACGCTCTTTATTACCAATACAACAATCCCTTCAGAATGGCCAAATACAACCTGACCAGCTCCACCGTCCAGACCAAAGTGGTTCCGGAAGCGACCAACAGATTCTCGTACCATTACTCCTCCAATCAGAACCTGGACTTTGCAGCGGACGAGTCTGGACTGTGGGTGACTTACGCCACAGAAGCTTCCAATGGTAAACTGGTGTTGGGGAAGATCGATGAAGACTCATTTGAGCTCCAGCGGGTTTGGCACACCAGTGTTTTCAAACCATCTGTCGGTAACGCGTTCATGATCTGCGGGGTTCTGTACGCCACTCGATCGGTGGACTCTAAAACTGAAGAGATCTTTTACACCTTTGACACTCGCACCGGACAGGAGAAACATGTTAGTATTCAGTTTGAGAAGTTTCAGGATTTCTATGTTTATCTGGACTACAACCCCACGGATCAGAAACTTTACATGTACAACAACGGTTACTATGTTAACTATCATCTTTGGTTTAACTGA
- the olfm4.2 gene encoding olfactomedin-4: protein MIVVSVQTHTDMMTSLLFSLLLLAPAHGWLSLEDWGSGSVQGTIGDFGQCVCNVFLPDTSFPADRVEHMQTSSTDLAVEIKLQINKVTSITGQLVVLLSELTNLTARLEILQSGPDKYIKLEFELLRIELRDFEALVTQLKTSLNISSPAIEELFIEIHNMSSIVDQLESYDRRNLEVIRIEFAKLQKKLEKCQDDREEISNSPIGSCTHGGILKFGKPVISQLNANLNAGFKYGGWGKDSIPLPGSEEMYWYAGSSDLLLSRISLYADYYKLIMRQALGTHELYAANRYDYRGSGNNYIVRSNALYYQYNNPFRMAKYNLTSSTVQTKVVPEATNRFSYHYSSNQNLDFAADESGLWVTYATEASNGKLVLGKIDEDSFEVQRVWHTSIFKQSVTNAFMICGVLYATRSVDTQTEEVFYTYDTNTSEESYVSIQFEKFQDLYVYLDYNPADQKLYMYNNGYYVYYNVKFRDA from the exons ATGATAGTTGTGTCGGTACAGACTCACACAGACATGATGACTTCTCTTCTGTTCTCTCTCCTGCTGCTCGCTCCGGCACACGGCTGGCTG TCTTTAGAGGACTGGGGCTCGGGCAGTGTGCAAGGAACCATCGGAGACTTCGGACagtgtgtttgtaatgtttttcttcCGGATACGTCATTCCCAGCAGACCGCGTGGAGCACATGCAGACGTCCTCAACTGATCTGGCTGTGGAAATCAAGCTCCAAATCAACAAG GTCACCAGCATCACAGGTCAACTGGTGGTTCTTCTGAGCGAGCTCACTAACCTCACCGCCCGGCTAGAGATTCTGCAGAGCGGACCTGACAAATACATCAAACTGGAGTTCGAGCTTCTCCGAATCGAACTGAGGGATTTTGAGGCTCTGGTCACCCAACTGAAAACATCTCTGAATATCTCCTCGCCGGCCATCGAGGAACTCTTCATCGAG ATCCACAACATGAGCTCAATCGTCGACCAACTGGAAAGCTACGACCGGAGGAACCTGGAGGTGATCCGCATCGAGTTTGCCAAACTTCAGAAGAAACTGGAGAAATGTCAGGACGACAGAGAGGAGATCTCCAACTCACCCATAG GGTCCTGTACGCATGGAGGTATTCTGAAGTTTGGAAAGCCGGTCATCAGTCAGCTGAACGCCAATCTGAACGCAGGGTTCAAGTACGGAGGCTGGGGCAAAGACTCCATCCCTCTGCCCGGATCGGAGGAGATGTACTGGTACGCCGGTTCTTCAGATCTTCTGCTCAGCAGAATCTCACTTTACGCCGACTATTATAAACTCATCATGAGACAAGCCCTCGGCACGCACGAGCTTTACGCCGCTAACAGATACGACTATAGAGGCAGCGGAAATAATTACATCGTGCGATCAAACGCTCTTTATTACCAATACAACAATCCCTTCAGAATGGCCAAATACAACCTGACCAGCTCCACCGTCCAGACCAAAGTGGTTCCGGAAGCGACCAACAGATTCTCGTACCATTACTCCTCCAATCAGAACCTGGACTTTGCAGCGGACGAGTCTGGACTGTGGGTGACTTACGCCACAGAAGCTTCCAATGGTAAACTGGTGTTGGGGAAGATCGATGAAGACTCATTTGAGGTCCAGCGGGTTTGGCACACCAGCATTTTCAAACAGTCCGTCACAAATGCCTTCATGATCTGCGGGGTTCTGTACGCCACTCGATCAGTAGATACTCAGACGGAGGAGGTTTTTTACACGTATGATACGAACACCAGCGAGGAGAGTTATGTTAGTATTCAGTTTGAGAAGTTTCAGGATTTATATGTTTATCTGGACTACAATCCTGCAGATCAGAAACTTTACATGTACAACAACGGTTACTATGTGTATTACAATGTGAAGTTCAGGGATGCTTAG